One Dromiciops gliroides isolate mDroGli1 chromosome 3, mDroGli1.pri, whole genome shotgun sequence DNA segment encodes these proteins:
- the LOC122749880 gene encoding LOW QUALITY PROTEIN: lysine-rich nucleolar protein 1-like (The sequence of the model RefSeq protein was modified relative to this genomic sequence to represent the inferred CDS: inserted 1 base in 1 codon) yields MIAKEEKLDFGKETREKKKKKKKSRAVEEDTLDVEPLVKKKPSQKDVAPPDVVPDMPLMKKKKKKKKTQEAESTDRTPHEDSTEAETMGRTNSLKKHHSRKELLPSLPETPSKGKRKKTKSSLSHPPGAETXVAAKLEGNSDRKSKKRKKDKRLDQEPREALSDPMKEEEEVEEEKKEKACEPIEQGHGEEKQEPSSLGDSGTKKKKKKKKKTYRQEEEEDGTVNVPVNEGHVEDPNAFSSCKKKSHKRKQPKAELEESVPQADSPSSTKKKGKKSKTQIELPSAEEPAQKKKKTAAGRKVMQDPPGLGMVRRKALQEEIDRASGKTEALKTKVEVPTQFGQWDTATFENSDQKMKFLRLMGGFKNSSPSLSSSPGTLGKPNMALNKQAAATLQHNLQVEFDRAMSWKQQRGVGLGYSASTNKNKLFYIDRNASRSVKFNDD; encoded by the exons ATGATCGCCAAGGAGGAGAAATTGGACTTTGGCaaggaaacaagagaaaaaaagaaaaagaagaaaaagtccaGGGCAGTGGAGGAGGATACCTTGGATGTGGAACCTCTAGTCAAAAAAAAGCCATCCCAGAAGGATGTGGCGCCCCCAGACGTGGTCCCAGATATGCccctgatgaaaaagaaaaagaagaagaagaaaacccaaGAAGCAGAGAGCACAGACAGAACTCCCCATGAGGATAGCACGGAGGCTGAGACCATGGGCAGAACCAACTCCCTGAAGAAGCATCATAGCAGAAAGGAACTGCTTCCAAGCCTGCCTGAGACCCCaagcaaagggaagagaaagaagacaaaatcATCCCTCTCTCACCCTCCAGGAGCAGAGA GGGTGGCTGCAAAACTGGAAGGGAACTCTGACAGAAAATCTAAAAAGCGGAAAAAGGACAAGAGGTTGGACCAGGAGCCCAGGGAGGCCCTTTCTGACCctatgaaggaggaggaggaggtggaggaagagaagaaagaaaaggcgTGTGAGCCCATAGAACAGGGACATGGAGAGGAGAAGCAGGAACCCAGCAGTCTCGGGGACTCTGgcaccaagaagaagaaaaagaagaagaagaagacttacaggcaagaggaggaggaggatggaacTGTTAATGTGCCCGTTAATGAGGGACATGTAGAGGACCCCAATGCCTTCAGCAGCTGCAAAAAGAAAAGCCACAAAAGGAAGCAGCCCAAGGCTGAATTGGAAGAAAGCGTCCCCCAAGCAGACAGCCCcagcagcaccaaaaagaaagggaaaaaatctaAGACACAGATAGAGCTGCCCTCTGCTGAAGAGCCtgctcagaagaagaaaaagacgGCGGCAGGTAGGAAAGTGATGCAGGACCCTCCAGGCCTGGGC ATGGTCAGAAGAAAGGCCTTGCAAGAAGAAATTGATAGAGcatctgggaaaactgaagctcTCAAAACCAAAGTGGAAGTGCCTACACAGTTTGGGCAATGGGATACAGCCACTTTTGAAAATTCAGACCAAAAGATGAAATTTCTGAGACTTATGGGAGGCTTTAAGAATTCTTCCCCATCACTCAGTAGTTCTCCAGGCACCCTGGGGAAACCAAACATGGCTCTGAACAAGCAGGCTGCCGCCACCTTACAGCACAACCTACAAGTGGAGTTTGACAGAGCAATGAGCTGGAAGCAGCAGCGTGGAGTTGGACTCGGCTACTCGGCTtctacaaacaaaaataaattattttatatagacaGAAATGCATCCAGATCTGTAAAGTTTAATGATGATTAG